In a single window of the Methanolobus psychrophilus R15 genome:
- a CDS encoding pyruvate synthase, delta subunit — MKIVPGAVCEAGTSRVNKTGGWRTFKPVYDYDKCIKCKLCELLCPDSSVKPREDGYFEFDYDYCKGCGICANECPKSAITMVLEEK, encoded by the coding sequence GTGAAGATAGTTCCCGGAGCCGTTTGCGAGGCAGGTACCAGCAGGGTCAATAAGACCGGCGGATGGAGGACCTTCAAGCCTGTTTACGATTACGACAAATGCATAAAATGCAAGTTATGCGAGTTACTGTGTCCTGACAGTTCAGTGAAACCAAGGGAAGACGGCTACTTCGAATTCGATTATGATTACTGCAAGGGATGCGGCATATGTGCCAACGAATGCCCCAAGAGCGCTATCACGATGGTCCTGGAGGAAAAATAA
- a CDS encoding aldo/keto reductase family oxidoreductase, producing the protein MNGNKNMLYRTMPKNGDRLSVLGFGAMRLPMNKDGTIDEEKAMTQVRYAIDHGVNYIDTAWPYHMGESEPFLARALADGYREKVRLATKLPQWMVQTHEDMDRFLNAQLEKLNTGHIDYYLIHSLVGSSWKTIRDLGVTEFLDRAKADGRIINAGFSYHGAAEDFREVVDGYDWDCCQIQYNFLDENIQAGKKGLEYAASRDLGVIIMEPLRGGSLAGDVPSAVEEIWDEVDISRSPAEWALLWVWDHPEVTVVLSGMNEQSQVEENLKVADMAYPNTLTGKELELIKRVAKKYKELMQIDCTGCGYCMPCPEGVDIPGCFETYNKLYMFGGEDRLKMMYVAKFGGIFRGSDTNFASQCVQCGECLEVCPQHLDIPALLGKVAEEFEGPGLGERMELARQLFMKE; encoded by the coding sequence ATGAACGGGAACAAGAATATGTTATACAGGACAATGCCAAAGAACGGAGACAGGTTATCAGTACTGGGTTTTGGCGCCATGCGTCTGCCGATGAACAAGGACGGGACCATCGATGAGGAAAAGGCCATGACACAGGTGCGTTATGCAATAGACCATGGTGTGAACTATATTGACACTGCGTGGCCATATCACATGGGGGAAAGTGAGCCGTTCCTTGCACGTGCACTTGCGGATGGTTACAGAGAAAAAGTGAGACTTGCAACAAAATTGCCCCAGTGGATGGTTCAGACGCATGAGGACATGGATAGATTTCTCAACGCCCAGCTTGAGAAACTGAATACCGGTCATATAGATTATTATCTAATCCACAGCCTGGTGGGCAGCAGCTGGAAAACTATCCGGGATCTGGGTGTTACCGAATTCCTTGACCGGGCCAAAGCCGACGGACGCATCATCAATGCAGGTTTTTCCTACCACGGCGCTGCTGAGGATTTCAGGGAGGTTGTGGACGGCTACGATTGGGATTGCTGCCAGATACAATATAATTTCCTGGACGAGAACATCCAGGCAGGAAAAAAAGGCCTTGAGTATGCTGCATCCAGGGATCTGGGTGTCATCATCATGGAGCCCCTGCGCGGCGGCAGTCTGGCAGGAGATGTGCCGTCTGCAGTGGAAGAGATATGGGATGAGGTGGATATCAGTCGCAGTCCAGCTGAATGGGCGCTGCTCTGGGTATGGGATCATCCGGAGGTCACGGTCGTGCTTTCAGGTATGAATGAGCAGTCACAGGTAGAGGAGAACCTGAAGGTTGCTGATATGGCTTATCCGAACACTCTTACCGGGAAAGAGCTTGAGCTCATAAAGAGGGTGGCTAAAAAATACAAAGAGCTCATGCAGATCGATTGCACAGGATGCGGATATTGTATGCCGTGCCCTGAGGGAGTGGATATCCCCGGCTGCTTTGAAACTTATAACAAACTCTACATGTTCGGTGGTGAGGACAGGCTGAAAATGATGTATGTAGCCAAGTTTGGAGGCATCTTCAGAGGCAGTGATACTAATTTTGCCTCACAGTGCGTGCAATGCGGAGAATGCCTGGAAGTCTGCCCGCAACATCTGGATATACCCGCTCTGCTTGGGAAGGTCGCGGAGGAGTTCGAAGGGCCGGGGCTGGGAGAGAGGATGGAGCTTGCAAGGCAGCTCTTCATGAAAGAATAA
- a CDS encoding endonuclease III produces MVSQAPAPVPDNTENFERIFGILKEEYPGAAPALHFSNPLELLVATILSAQCTDRQVNVVTQSLFRNYHTVEDYAAADVREFGKEIYSTGFYHQKAKHIITSAQIMLSEFNGQVPDTMEGLLKLPGVGRKTANIVLSRAFGRIEGIAVDTHVKRLSRRLGFTRHEDPEKIERDLMAIAKREELEALSMTLILHGRSVCVARKPKCEVCVVNRLCPSSRV; encoded by the coding sequence ATGGTCTCTCAAGCCCCGGCACCTGTGCCTGACAATACGGAAAACTTCGAGCGTATCTTCGGGATATTGAAAGAGGAATATCCCGGTGCTGCCCCTGCCCTGCATTTCAGCAACCCGCTGGAATTGCTTGTGGCCACCATCCTCTCGGCCCAGTGTACAGACCGCCAGGTGAATGTCGTCACGCAATCCCTTTTCAGGAATTACCACACCGTAGAAGATTATGCCGCCGCAGATGTCCGGGAGTTCGGAAAGGAGATCTACTCAACGGGTTTCTACCACCAGAAAGCAAAGCACATCATCACCAGCGCACAAATAATGCTTTCTGAGTTCAACGGCCAGGTGCCAGATACCATGGAAGGGCTGCTGAAGCTTCCCGGGGTGGGTCGCAAGACCGCCAACATTGTCCTCTCAAGGGCCTTCGGTAGGATAGAGGGCATTGCAGTCGATACACATGTCAAGCGCCTGTCCCGACGCCTGGGTTTCACCCGGCACGAGGACCCGGAAAAAATCGAGAGGGACCTGATGGCCATCGCAAAAAGAGAAGAACTGGAGGCACTCTCCATGACACTGATACTGCATGGGCGCAGTGTTTGTGTGGCACGCAAGCCAAAGTGCGAGGTATGTGTGGTCAACAGGCTGTGCCCGTCAAGCAGAGTTTAA
- a CDS encoding sulfate transporter, with translation MQTTKTINRYFKESFSSDLKAGFITAIVALPLAIAFAMASGVEPVLGLYTAVIAGMLASSVGGSRYSITGPTGAMTVIILSTVHSFGLEGLLLAGFLAGIFQILFGLLRLGKVVKYIPLPVISGFTSGIGAIILIGQIPNALGMVIPARERVWETAYEIYTRLDIIDITAVMICIGTILLLVRLPGLLAKLRYLSSLPASIIALFLAVLLTYNLNLEVPLVGTIPTELPSINMIALNVDLVMAVLPAALTIALLGAIEALLCAVVCDGMTNTRHDSNRELLGQGIANIILPFFSGIPCTAAIARSAVNIREGAKTQMSGIIHALILLAVLLFLGPIAAFIPKAYLAGVLILVSVRMINVTEFKTIMNISKMDTAVLLATFLLTVFTDLVFAVQMGMFLSIILLFIRMTNIIDIHSMENYDRTKGINATIFADPYLEKNVSVYTINGPFFFGAMNVFESKINEHISISKPHIILRMRYVPFIDTTGLERLRSFIHSSRKMKQKVYITSVQPKVMSKLDIDKEFRHMIKNKEVLIFDSTQEALAYLKKENGD, from the coding sequence ATGCAAACAACAAAAACAATTAACCGATATTTCAAAGAGTCGTTCTCCAGCGATCTCAAGGCCGGTTTCATTACCGCCATCGTAGCGCTTCCTCTTGCCATTGCCTTTGCCATGGCTTCAGGTGTCGAACCTGTTCTCGGCCTATACACAGCCGTGATAGCGGGAATGCTCGCATCTTCTGTGGGCGGTTCGAGATACTCCATCACCGGACCTACCGGTGCCATGACTGTCATCATCCTTTCAACAGTGCACAGCTTCGGGCTTGAAGGGCTGCTCCTTGCAGGGTTCCTGGCAGGCATTTTCCAGATACTCTTCGGGCTTCTCAGGCTTGGGAAGGTCGTCAAGTACATACCACTGCCCGTTATTTCGGGATTCACCAGCGGTATCGGTGCGATAATACTCATAGGGCAGATACCCAACGCTCTTGGAATGGTCATTCCGGCAAGAGAGCGGGTCTGGGAAACTGCCTATGAGATATACACCAGGCTCGATATAATAGACATCACAGCAGTGATGATATGCATCGGAACTATCCTGCTCTTGGTTCGTCTGCCAGGGCTCCTGGCAAAATTGAGATACTTGAGCAGTCTGCCTGCTTCCATAATAGCTCTGTTCCTGGCAGTGTTGCTGACATACAACCTTAACCTGGAAGTGCCCCTTGTCGGAACGATACCCACAGAGCTTCCCAGCATAAATATGATAGCTCTGAATGTTGACCTGGTCATGGCCGTACTGCCTGCAGCTCTCACTATTGCGCTGCTTGGTGCCATCGAGGCTCTTCTTTGTGCGGTCGTCTGTGACGGTATGACAAATACCAGGCACGATAGCAACAGGGAACTACTGGGACAGGGAATAGCGAACATAATACTGCCCTTTTTCTCAGGTATCCCGTGTACGGCCGCCATCGCAAGGAGTGCTGTTAATATAAGGGAAGGTGCAAAGACCCAGATGTCAGGTATCATACACGCATTGATCCTGCTCGCAGTGTTACTTTTCCTCGGACCGATAGCTGCTTTCATACCAAAGGCCTACCTTGCAGGTGTGTTGATACTGGTATCTGTCAGGATGATCAACGTGACAGAATTCAAGACCATTATGAATATCAGTAAGATGGACACGGCCGTACTGCTTGCCACCTTCCTGCTCACTGTGTTCACCGACCTGGTATTTGCCGTGCAGATGGGTATGTTCCTGTCAATAATCCTGCTCTTCATCAGGATGACGAATATCATCGACATCCACAGCATGGAGAACTACGACAGGACAAAAGGAATCAATGCAACCATCTTTGCAGATCCGTATCTTGAGAAGAACGTCTCGGTCTATACAATTAATGGTCCCTTCTTCTTCGGTGCCATGAACGTTTTTGAGAGCAAGATCAACGAACACATCAGCATCAGCAAGCCCCACATTATCCTGCGCATGCGTTATGTCCCGTTCATAGATACCACCGGGCTTGAGCGGCTGAGAAGTTTCATCCACTCCAGCAGGAAGATGAAACAGAAGGTCTACATCACATCGGTACAACCCAAGGTCATGAGCAAGCTGGATATTGACAAGGAGTTCAGGCATATGATAAAGAATAAAGAGGTCCTTATCTTTGATAGCACGCAGGAAGCTCTTGCTTACCTGAAGAAAGAGAACGGGGACTGA
- a CDS encoding GCN5-related N-acetyltransferase: MNYTIEEKFQSVEEYIHLRQSVGWPCPGNKSIEKSLSNSIYCVCAVENGRVTGMSRLIGDHSFIYFVADVIVLPEYQNQGIGTKLMERVMSYLKGNVQEYSYITLMSAKGREAFYEKFGFFKRPTGEYGYGMMLEI, translated from the coding sequence ATGAACTACACCATCGAAGAAAAGTTCCAGTCAGTTGAAGAGTACATCCACCTGCGACAATCGGTAGGCTGGCCCTGCCCCGGCAACAAGTCAATAGAAAAGAGTCTCAGTAATTCCATATATTGCGTTTGCGCCGTTGAGAACGGCAGGGTCACAGGCATGTCCCGTCTGATAGGTGACCACAGTTTTATTTATTTCGTTGCAGATGTCATCGTATTGCCTGAGTATCAGAACCAGGGAATTGGCACTAAGCTGATGGAGAGAGTAATGTCCTATCTGAAAGGGAACGTGCAGGAATATTCATACATAACCCTGATGTCAGCAAAAGGAAGAGAGGCCTTTTACGAGAAGTTCGGATTTTTCAAAAGGCCTACAGGTGAATATGGTTACGGGATGATGCTTGAGATTTGA
- a CDS encoding RDD domain containing protein, whose product MRFASELNSDSSPYAGFGKRITALGIDYLITFVFGISIGILSLYITLPISDLTLNLIAVVISAFYYIWFESSSYQGTPGKQIVGIKVTDIEGNRISFARSFLRYFLKLITGVFLIGYLTIIFTEKKQGIYDMAAKTVVVYR is encoded by the coding sequence ATGAGGTTTGCTTCTGAGCTGAACTCGGATTCATCACCTTATGCAGGCTTTGGGAAACGGATTACTGCCCTGGGAATAGATTATTTGATAACGTTCGTTTTTGGCATTTCTATAGGCATACTCTCACTTTATATTACTTTGCCGATCTCAGATCTCACATTAAATCTAATTGCTGTGGTTATTTCCGCTTTTTACTACATTTGGTTTGAGAGTTCAAGCTATCAGGGAACTCCAGGAAAACAAATAGTCGGGATCAAAGTGACAGATATTGAGGGCAACAGAATATCTTTTGCAAGATCGTTCCTGAGATATTTCCTAAAGCTTATAACCGGCGTGTTCTTGATTGGCTACCTGACTATCATCTTCACCGAGAAGAAGCAGGGAATTTATGACATGGCAGCCAAAACTGTTGTAGTGTACAGGTGA
- a CDS encoding transposase: MDDLTDFALNEEYKRLQSVGDKLAEIESLIDWKPFRPILESMYKNRTASGGRPEADVIVMFKMLVLQQWHGLSDAELERQCIDRISFRKFLGFPEYVPDSTIVWSFRKRISDNGKEKEIWDEMQKQLNALGLKIKKGMIQDATFIHSNPGHAKADEPRGKDAKTARSKDGTWAKKGGKSHFGYKLHTIIDKEYELIRRFETTTASVHDSQVDLSEVGEVVYRDKGYFGAVAKGFAATMQRAVRGHPLGINDVLRNERISVQRVPCERVYAVAKEVFKAGKVLVTNVERVNVKMLITAFSFNLHQLRTLKRKGTI; encoded by the coding sequence ATGGATGATTTGACTGATTTTGCTCTTAATGAAGAATATAAACGCCTTCAATCCGTTGGAGACAAGCTTGCAGAAATAGAATCACTTATTGATTGGAAACCGTTTCGTCCAATTCTGGAATCAATGTACAAGAACAGAACAGCTTCAGGCGGCAGGCCTGAAGCTGATGTTATTGTGATGTTTAAAATGCTTGTTCTACAACAATGGCATGGTCTTTCTGATGCTGAACTTGAAAGACAGTGTATTGACAGAATATCCTTTAGGAAATTTTTGGGGTTTCCTGAATATGTTCCAGACAGTACAATTGTCTGGTCATTTAGAAAGAGAATTAGCGATAATGGAAAAGAGAAAGAAATATGGGACGAGATGCAAAAACAGCTTAATGCTCTTGGATTGAAGATCAAAAAAGGGATGATCCAGGATGCCACATTCATCCACTCCAACCCTGGACATGCTAAAGCTGATGAACCTCGTGGAAAGGATGCTAAAACAGCTAGAAGCAAAGATGGAACCTGGGCAAAAAAAGGTGGCAAATCTCATTTTGGCTACAAGCTTCATACAATTATTGATAAGGAATATGAACTGATCAGAAGATTTGAAACAACAACTGCATCAGTACATGATTCACAGGTAGATCTATCTGAAGTGGGTGAAGTAGTCTACCGTGACAAAGGATACTTTGGAGCAGTTGCAAAGGGTTTTGCAGCAACAATGCAAAGAGCGGTAAGAGGACATCCATTAGGAATAAACGATGTTCTCAGAAATGAAAGGATAAGTGTACAGCGAGTTCCATGTGAAAGAGTCTATGCAGTAGCAAAGGAAGTGTTCAAAGCAGGAAAAGTGCTTGTCACAAATGTGGAAAGGGTGAATGTAAAAATGCTGATTACAGCTTTTTCTTTTAATCTTCATCAATTGAGAACACTGAAAAGGAAGGGAACTATCTAA
- a CDS encoding transposase yields the protein MIIKNTDYVKANAFAFYSINGNSIIDFMKSSKTEDVCEFLEKIVEQNPGKRIILVLDNARSHHAKKTISKARDLKITLVFLPPYSPDLNPVEFVWKTIKREVSVKFVRSKEHLRDIIKMEFMRVESSLSFAKKWIETFNAQIKSVIC from the coding sequence TTGATAATAAAAAATACGGATTACGTTAAAGCAAATGCATTTGCGTTTTATTCGATCAACGGGAACAGTATCATTGATTTTATGAAAAGCTCAAAAACAGAAGATGTGTGTGAATTCCTGGAAAAAATTGTAGAGCAAAACCCAGGGAAAAGAATAATTCTTGTTCTCGATAATGCAAGATCGCATCATGCAAAGAAAACGATAAGTAAAGCGAGAGATTTAAAAATAACACTTGTGTTCCTACCACCTTATTCACCTGATCTAAATCCAGTAGAATTTGTCTGGAAAACAATCAAAAGAGAAGTGTCAGTCAAATTTGTCAGATCAAAAGAACATTTGAGGGATATTATCAAAATGGAATTTATGAGGGTAGAGAGCTCATTATCGTTTGCAAAAAAATGGATAGAAACATTTAATGCACAAATAAAAAGTGTGATTTGTTGA
- a CDS encoding pyruvate synthase, alpha subunit: MAHEMKMDKKNMVVVEGSYAVAHAVKTCRPNVISAYPITPQTHIVEDLSKFMADGEIPNCEYINVESEFSALSALVGSSAVGARSYSATTSQGLELMHEVLFNVAGMRLPIIMTVANRAVSAPINIWNDHQDSISQRDTGWIQLYAENTQEISDMTAQAFKISEDRDIMMPSMTCMDGFILSHVYEPLVLLEQDITDEFLPPFRPERILDPKNPMTFGAFADPHFYTEFRYQQERAMQNSLKKIEDVANEFYDMYGRYFGGLIDEYQTEDADIIIMAMGSIIGTIKDVIDHLREKNVKIGLLKVRAFRPFPAQAIMNVIKDAKVVVVLDKNISLGMNAGALFIETKSVLYNTDIDVPVIGYMIGQGGRDIPMSTIEKIISDAEEVMRSGIKIESQFTDLKEELL, translated from the coding sequence ATGGCTCATGAAATGAAGATGGATAAGAAAAACATGGTCGTTGTGGAAGGTTCCTATGCTGTTGCACATGCAGTCAAGACCTGCAGGCCAAATGTGATCTCCGCATATCCTATTACCCCGCAGACACACATTGTGGAAGATCTTTCCAAGTTCATGGCAGACGGAGAGATACCAAACTGCGAGTACATTAACGTAGAGTCTGAATTCTCAGCACTTTCAGCACTGGTGGGCTCATCAGCAGTCGGAGCAAGATCCTACTCAGCCACAACGTCCCAGGGACTTGAACTCATGCACGAGGTTCTGTTCAACGTGGCCGGTATGAGACTTCCGATAATTATGACCGTTGCAAACAGGGCAGTCAGTGCTCCGATCAACATATGGAATGATCACCAGGACTCGATATCCCAGAGGGACACGGGATGGATCCAGCTCTACGCCGAAAACACCCAGGAAATTTCCGATATGACCGCACAGGCTTTCAAGATATCTGAGGACAGGGATATAATGATGCCTTCGATGACCTGTATGGACGGCTTCATCCTTTCACATGTCTATGAGCCTCTGGTGCTCCTTGAACAGGATATCACTGACGAGTTCCTGCCACCTTTCAGGCCGGAGCGTATCCTTGACCCGAAGAATCCCATGACATTTGGTGCATTCGCAGACCCGCACTTCTACACTGAGTTCAGATACCAGCAGGAGCGCGCCATGCAGAACTCCCTCAAGAAGATTGAGGATGTCGCAAACGAATTCTACGACATGTACGGCAGGTACTTCGGAGGGCTTATCGATGAATACCAGACCGAGGACGCAGACATCATAATAATGGCTATGGGCTCTATCATCGGGACTATCAAGGATGTTATTGACCACCTCAGGGAGAAGAACGTTAAGATAGGACTGCTCAAGGTCAGGGCGTTCCGACCTTTCCCGGCCCAGGCCATAATGAATGTCATTAAGGATGCTAAGGTCGTCGTTGTGCTTGACAAGAACATCTCGCTTGGTATGAATGCAGGCGCCCTGTTCATTGAAACGAAATCGGTTCTCTACAACACTGATATCGATGTTCCCGTCATAGGCTACATGATAGGCCAGGGCGGACGTGACATACCCATGAGCACTATTGAAAAGATAATCTCTGATGCAGAGGAAGTAATGAGATCGGGTATCAAGATAGAGAGCCAGTTTACCGACCTGAAGGAGGAACTGTTATGA
- a CDS encoding pyruvate synthase, gamma subunit, producing MKEIRIHGRGGQGSVTAAELLAVAAFADSKFSQAFPAFGVERRGAPVQAFTRINDTPIRLRSQIYKPDYVIVQDPTLLESVDVASGLKDDGILIINSDFDPEKFKLDTKAKIMTVNATKIALDIIGMPIVNTVLLGAFAGATGEIRPESIMEAVRERFPGKVGDRNAQAIMEAYKMMEGQK from the coding sequence ATGAAAGAAATAAGAATACACGGCCGGGGAGGTCAGGGTTCGGTCACTGCTGCTGAGCTTCTGGCTGTTGCTGCTTTTGCGGACAGCAAGTTCAGCCAGGCTTTCCCAGCTTTCGGAGTGGAAAGAAGGGGAGCACCTGTCCAGGCTTTCACCAGGATCAACGATACTCCAATAAGACTTAGAAGCCAGATCTACAAGCCTGACTATGTGATCGTGCAGGACCCGACATTACTGGAATCTGTCGATGTGGCCAGTGGCCTGAAGGATGATGGGATACTTATCATTAACAGTGACTTTGATCCGGAAAAATTCAAGCTTGATACAAAGGCAAAGATAATGACAGTGAATGCTACAAAGATAGCACTCGATATCATTGGAATGCCAATCGTCAACACAGTGCTGCTTGGCGCTTTTGCTGGTGCCACCGGTGAGATAAGACCTGAGTCCATTATGGAAGCGGTCAGGGAAAGATTCCCGGGCAAAGTCGGAGATAGGAACGCACAGGCGATTATGGAAGCATACAAGATGATGGAGGGTCAGAAGTGA
- a CDS encoding outer membrane protein expression inhibitor → MGKIKKTAAYLFCFLLLSGIGIILFMNIHPAFGGTPTTEQKGTYQELNNYADGNFVNDIPTRVFVNHPDNPPKSNDSASEVKNRNPAGPIPVSSIDWKVIESENDSLTWFGHSAFLLSVDNKKLLIDPMLSPVASPVSLVGINRYEYSEDIMLHLIDDMPPIDAVLITHDHYDHLDYRSVVKLNSKVSHFFVPLGCSAHLIGWGIPEEKITELNWWEETEYQGLTVALTPSRHGSGRNPLNIDTTLWGGWVILGDRTRIYVSGDGGYGTHFKEIGDKYGPFDITLIEGAQYDRKWPDIHMVPEQAVQANLDVNGKTMMLMHWGAFTLANHAWNEPIERALKEANEREVNIIAPQIGETILLDSDLQMPPAAWWDL, encoded by the coding sequence ATGGGCAAAATTAAAAAAACTGCGGCATATCTATTCTGCTTTTTGCTTCTATCGGGTATTGGTATTATCCTCTTCATGAACATACACCCGGCTTTTGGCGGGACTCCGACGACAGAACAAAAAGGAACTTATCAGGAATTAAATAATTATGCTGACGGCAATTTTGTTAATGACATCCCAACAAGGGTATTCGTAAATCACCCGGATAATCCCCCAAAGAGTAACGATTCTGCTTCAGAGGTCAAGAACCGCAATCCTGCTGGCCCTATTCCTGTTTCTTCCATTGACTGGAAGGTGATAGAAAGTGAGAATGATAGCCTGACATGGTTCGGACACTCTGCTTTTCTGCTTAGCGTAGATAATAAGAAATTATTGATAGACCCCATGCTGAGTCCTGTCGCCTCACCGGTCTCACTTGTGGGAATAAACAGATATGAATACAGCGAAGATATCATGCTGCATCTCATTGATGATATGCCGCCAATCGATGCAGTTCTTATTACGCATGACCATTATGACCACCTGGATTACCGATCCGTTGTAAAGCTGAACAGTAAAGTATCGCATTTCTTTGTCCCTCTCGGGTGCAGTGCTCATCTGATCGGATGGGGTATTCCGGAGGAAAAGATCACCGAACTCAACTGGTGGGAAGAAACGGAGTATCAGGGTCTGACTGTTGCTTTGACACCATCCAGACACGGCTCAGGAAGAAATCCACTCAATATCGACACCACACTCTGGGGAGGATGGGTTATCCTGGGAGACAGGACCCGGATATATGTAAGTGGAGATGGAGGATACGGTACCCATTTCAAGGAGATCGGAGACAAATACGGACCTTTTGATATCACTCTGATCGAAGGCGCCCAGTATGACCGTAAATGGCCGGATATTCATATGGTACCGGAACAAGCTGTCCAGGCTAATCTGGATGTGAATGGTAAGACAATGATGCTGATGCATTGGGGAGCATTTACACTGGCTAATCATGCCTGGAATGAACCAATAGAAAGGGCACTAAAAGAGGCAAATGAAAGGGAAGTGAACATCATTGCCCCTCAGATAGGTGAAACTATCCTACTAGATTCAGACCTGCAAATGCCTCCAGCTGCATGGTGGGATCTCTGA
- a CDS encoding ISA1083-3 transposase produces the protein MAGKEQILIDRKVILDEINDLITHENNSRVLKRLYFVKFRYLGDSVEEAATKVGVTKKTGYCWQESWNKGGYAALMPNFGGGRKSKLTDEQKKELRALLENKDYWTTREVWKLIKEKYGVEYSEKQVGVILHSFNMYHSKPYPLDYRRPKNAEEILKKTNRSNSKKYWSR, from the coding sequence ATGGCGGGGAAAGAACAAATTCTGATTGACCGAAAGGTAATTCTCGACGAGATTAACGATTTGATCACACACGAGAACAATTCAAGAGTGTTGAAAAGGCTCTATTTTGTTAAATTTAGATATTTAGGGGATTCTGTAGAAGAAGCTGCTACTAAAGTAGGAGTGACTAAGAAAACAGGATATTGCTGGCAAGAAAGTTGGAATAAAGGCGGCTATGCCGCCTTAATGCCAAATTTTGGCGGAGGTAGGAAATCCAAACTTACTGATGAACAAAAAAAGGAATTAAGAGCTTTGTTGGAAAATAAGGATTACTGGACTACAAGAGAAGTCTGGAAGTTAATAAAGGAAAAATATGGCGTAGAATATTCAGAGAAACAAGTAGGAGTTATACTTCACAGTTTTAACATGTATCACTCAAAGCCATATCCCCTTGACTACAGAAGACCTAAAAACGCTGAAGAGATCTTAAAAAAAACTAACCGAAGCAATTCCAAAAAATATTGGTCAAGATGA
- a CDS encoding pyruvate ferredoxin oxidoreductase, beta subunit, giving the protein MKSISLLAPGHRGCAGCCDAMAAKFTLMGAGEDCIVVSPTGCLEVMTTPYPETSWDVPWIHSLFENAGAVASGIEAGLKALGKQGTKVIAMGGDGATMDIGLQALSGAFERGHNITYVCIDNEAYMNTGVQRSAATPYGASTTTSPAGKVSFGNPRPKKNMPAIILAHGSPYVATTSLAYPKDMIAKVKKATEIEGPTYIHCHAPCTTGWGFDTSKTVEVARMAVQTGLWPLYEVEDGKVTKVRKIGNNKKPVEEYLKMQRRFKHLFTMEGGAEEIAKIQAIADKNIEEFGL; this is encoded by the coding sequence ATGAAATCAATATCACTGTTAGCCCCGGGACACAGGGGATGTGCAGGCTGCTGTGATGCAATGGCCGCAAAGTTCACCCTCATGGGCGCCGGAGAGGACTGCATTGTAGTAAGCCCTACCGGATGCCTTGAAGTTATGACAACCCCCTACCCTGAGACTTCATGGGATGTCCCCTGGATACACTCACTTTTCGAGAACGCAGGTGCTGTTGCCTCAGGCATAGAGGCCGGACTTAAAGCCCTTGGCAAACAGGGTACAAAGGTTATTGCAATGGGTGGCGACGGTGCTACCATGGATATCGGGCTGCAAGCCCTGTCCGGTGCCTTTGAGAGAGGGCATAACATCACCTACGTATGCATAGACAACGAAGCTTACATGAATACCGGTGTGCAGAGAAGTGCGGCCACCCCTTATGGCGCTTCCACAACTACAAGTCCCGCAGGTAAGGTTTCTTTTGGAAACCCAAGGCCAAAGAAGAACATGCCTGCAATAATACTTGCGCACGGCTCACCTTATGTTGCCACAACGTCCCTTGCATACCCAAAAGATATGATCGCCAAGGTCAAGAAAGCGACCGAGATCGAAGGCCCGACATACATCCACTGCCATGCGCCATGCACAACCGGCTGGGGATTCGATACTTCCAAGACTGTTGAGGTTGCCAGGATGGCTGTTCAGACCGGACTCTGGCCTCTATACGAAGTGGAAGACGGCAAAGTGACCAAGGTCCGCAAGATAGGCAATAATAAGAAGCCTGTCGAGGAATACCTTAAGATGCAGCGCCGTTTCAAGCATCTCTTCACTATGGAAGGCGGAGCGGAAGAAATCGCGAAGATTCAGGCCATTGCTGACAAGAACATTGAAGAGTTCGGGTTGTAA